In a genomic window of Pelodiscus sinensis isolate JC-2024 chromosome 32, ASM4963464v1, whole genome shotgun sequence:
- the MGAT1 gene encoding alpha-1,3-mannosyl-glycoprotein 2-beta-N-acetylglucosaminyltransferase: MLKKNSLVLWGVVLFVAWNALLLFFLWTRPPAFDDHSHLTAEVIRLAQDAEVELEHQKDLLRQIHRYSALWSKKMKKAEEGDRLPPAAAGSNAGALPATEAGPPQPRASPDAVLPVVVIACDRATVRRCLDKLLHYRPSRERFPIIVSQDCGHEETARVIASYGEAIMHIKQPDLSDVPVPTDHRKFQGYYKIARHYRWALSQVFRTFQYQAAIVVEDDLEVAPDFFEYFQATFPLLLADPSLWCVSAWNDNGKEQMVEAGRPELLYRTDFFPGLGWLLLSELWDELEPKWPRAFWDDWMRQPEQRRGRSCIRPEVSRTMTFGRKGVSHGQFFDQYLKFIKLNDRFVPFTQMDLSYLRKEEYERSFLPQVYSAPELRVEELQGNQRRELGTVRVRYTSRDSFKAFAKALGVMEDLKSGVPRAGYRGIVSFLYRGRRVYLAPPSDWTGYDPSWS, encoded by the coding sequence ATGCTGAAGAAGAACAGCCTAGTTCTTTGGGGCGTGGTGCTGTTCGTGGCCTGGAACGCCctgctcctcttcttcctgtggaCCCGGCCCCCGGCCTTCGACGACCACAGCCACTTGACTGCGGAGGTCATCCGGCTGGCCCAGGACGCCGaagtggagctggagcaccagaaggACCTGCTGCGGCAGATCCACCGCTACAGCGCCCTCTGGAGCAAGAAGATGAAGAAAGCGGAGGAGGGGGATCGGCTCCCCCCAGCCGCCGCCGGCTCCAATGCCGGGGCTTTGCCCGCCACGGAGGCTGgcccgccccagccccgggcctCCCCGGACGCAGTCCTGCCCGTGGTAGTGATCGCCTGCGACCGTGCCACGGTGCGCCGGTGCCTAGACAAGCTGCTGCACTACCGGCCGTCCCGGGAGCGCTTCCCCATCATCGTGAGCCAGGACTGCGGGCACGAGGAGACGGCCCGGGTCATCGCCTCTTACGGCGAGGCCATCATGCACATCAAGCAGCCGGACCTGAGCGACGTCCCAGTGCCCACGGACCACCGCAAGTTCCAGGGCTACTACAAGATCGCCCGGCACTACcgctgggccctgagccaggtTTTCCGCACCTTCCAGTACCAGGCAGCCATCGTGGTGGAGGACGACCTGGAAGTCGCTCCCGATTTCTTTGAGTACTTCCAGGCGACCTTCCCGCTCCTGCTGGCGGACCCCAGCCTCTGGTGCGTCTCGGCCTGGAACGACAACGGCAAGGAGCAGATGGTGGAGGCTGGCCGGCCGGAGCTGCTCTACCGCACGGACTTCTTCCCTGGCTtgggctggctgctgctgtcGGAGCTGTGGGACGAGCTGGAGCCCAAGTGGCCCAGGGCCTTCTGGGACGACTGGATGAGGCAGCCAGAGCAGCGGCGGGGCCGCTCCTGCATTAGGCCCGAGGTCTCGCGCACCATGACCTTCGGCCGCAAGGGCGTGAGCCATGGTCAGTTCTTCGACCAGTACCTGAAGTTCATCAAGCTCAACGACCGCTTCGTGCCTTTCACCCAGATGGACCTCTCCTACCTCAGGAAGGAGGAGTACGAGCGCTCGTTCCTGCCCCAAGTCTACAGCGCCCCCGAGCTGCGGGTGGAGGAGCTGCAGGGCAACCAGCGCCGGGAGCTGGGCACCGTCCGCGTGCGCTACACCAGCCGCGACTCCTTCAAGGCCTTTGCCAAGGCCTTGGGCGTCATGGAAGATCTCAAGTCGGGGGTGCCCCGTGCCGGCTACCGTGGCATCGTCAGTTTCCTCTACCGCGGCCGCCGGGTCTACCTGGCGCCCCCTTCGGACTGGACGGGCTATGACCCCAGCTGGAGTTAG